Proteins encoded in a region of the Phoenix dactylifera cultivar Barhee BC4 chromosome 3, palm_55x_up_171113_PBpolish2nd_filt_p, whole genome shotgun sequence genome:
- the LOC103702210 gene encoding transcription factor Pur-alpha 1-like codes for MEGGSGGNDVELVCKTLQFEHKLFYFDLKENPRGRYLKISEKTSATRSTIIVPVNGIAWFIDLFNYYVNTDEQDAFSKELKLDTKVFYFDIGENKRGRFLKISEASVNRNRSTIIVPAGSSGEEGWAAFRNILLEVNEEASRLFIVPNQQHMEPSERLTGLSDDVGAGFISGHSAQSASASDLHVDRLADLPPQDGIGGMGMSKVIRADQKRFFFDLGSNNRGHFLRISEVAGADRSSIILPLSGLKQFHEIIGHFVEITKDRIEGMTGPNVRMVEPAQR; via the exons ATGGAAGGGGGTTCGGGTGGGAACGACGTGGAGCTGGTGTGCAAGACGCTGCAGTTCGAGCACAAGCTGTTCTACTTCGATCTGAAGGAAAACCCCCGTGGGAGGTACCTCAAGATCTCGGAGAAGACGTCGGCGACGAGGTCCACCATCATCGTCCCTGTCAACGGCATCGCCTGGTTCATCGACCTCTTCAATTACTACGTCAACACCGACGAGCAGGATGCTTTCAGCAAGGAGCTCAAGCTCGACACTAAG GTGTTTTACTTCGACATTGGGGAGAATAAGAGGGGCCGCTTCTTGAAG ATTTCAGAAGCATCGGTCAACAGAAATCGTAGTACAATCATTGTTCCGGCAGGAAGCTCTGGCGAAGAAGGATGGGCAGCATTTAGGAACATTTTGCTGGAGGTTAATGAAGAAGCTTCCCGACTTTTCATTGTACCGAATCAG CAACATATGGAACCTTCAGAGCGACTTACAGGACTTTCGGATGATGTTGGGGCTGGATTTATATCAGGCCATAGTGCCCAATCAGCATCTGCATCAGATTTGCATGTTGACCGATTGGCTGACTTGCCTCCTCAGGATGGTATCGGAGGCATGGGGATGTCTAAAGTAATTAGGGCAGATCAAAAGAGGTTCTTCTTTGATTTAGGGAGCAATAACAGGGGTCATTTCTTGAGGATATCTGAG GTTGCCGGTGCAGATCGCTCATCAATCATCCTTCCCTTATCTGGTCTGAAGCAGTTCCATGAAATAATTGGTCATTTTGTGGAGATAACCAAGGACAGAATTGAAGGAATGACTGGTCCCAATGTGCGGATGGTGGAGCCGGCACAGAGATGA
- the LOC120110056 gene encoding uncharacterized protein LOC120110056: MDPETDEYIRESIENLLGLPIADKNLRLKVLTSEDARRRLQDQIFVLEERLKEAEKCVEQYKAEATMNAQGLRRCIEEKEMVNHCAKLEKECSLYERDLERAMESCDELAKENDKLQFRLQDNSYGIFSLLNLVVFPLDAYKRRL, translated from the exons ATGGATCCAGAGACCGACGAGTACATCCGTGAATCCATTGAGAACTTGCTCGGCCTCCCAATCGCTGACAAGAACCTCCGCCTCAAGGTCCTTACTTCCGAAGACGCCCGTCGCCGCCTCCAAGATCAGATCTTCGTCCTTGAGGAGCGCCTCAAGGAGGCCGAGAAGTGTGTAGAGCAATATAAG GCAGAGGCGACCATGAATGCCCAGGGGTTGAGGAGGTGCATCgaggagaaggagatggtgAATCACTGCGCCAAATTGGAGAAGGAGTGCTCTCTGTATGAACGGGATCTTGAGAGAGCCATGGAGTCTTGCGATGAATTAGCCAAGGAGAATGACAAGCTTCAATTCCGGCTGCAGGACAACTCTTAT GGCATTTTTTCGCTGCTCAATCTGGTGGTCTTCCCtctcgacgcttataagcgtcggctttga
- the LOC103702209 gene encoding thioredoxin-like 1-2, chloroplastic: protein MAEVLGMSAVFSPCGQRSVALSCQKRSPSFAGFPLSSFRPIGPLRYSSQNNGFYGGRFVIGTRRGKLVKGNASSSRVQMSLCLGKSLKWWEKGLQPNMKEIESAQDLVDSLLDGGDKLVVVDFFSPGCGGCKALHPKICQFAEMNPDVIFLQVNYEKHKSMCYSLHVHVLPFFRFYRGAHGRLCSFSCTNATIKKFKDALAKHTTERCSLGPTKGLEESELVALAANKDLSFNYTRKPVPALTPDEAAEKVPVSPKLSVSSASRVTQDSEDKALVAAGR, encoded by the exons ATGGCGGAGGTTTTGGGCATGAGTGCTGTGTTCTCGCCGTGCGGGCAGCGTTCCGTGGCCCTTTCTTGCCAGAAGAGGAGCCCTTCTTTTGCTGGGTTTCCTCTCTCATCCTTTCGGCCGATCGGGCCTCTGAGGTATTCTTCTCAGAATAACGGTTTTTACGGGGGGAGATTTGTTATTGGGACTCGGAGAGGGAAGCTCGTCAAGGGAAATGCTAGCTCTTCCCGTGTACAG ATGAGCCTCTGCCTTggcaaatctttgaaatggtgGGAGAAGGGTCTACAGCCCAACATGAAGGAAATTGAATCGGCCCAGGATCTTGTTGACTCCTTATTGGACGGAGGAGACAAGCTTGTTGTCGTAGATTTCTTCTCCCCTGGCTGTGGAGGTTGCAAAGCCCTCCATCCAAAG ATTTGCCAGTTTGCGGAGATGAACCCAGATGTTATCTTCCTCCAAGTAAACTATGAGAAGCACAAGTCCATGTGTTATAGCTTGCATGTCCACGTTCTCCCCTTTTTTAGGTTTTACCGGGGAGCACACGGTCGCCTTTGTAGCTTCAGCTGCACCAATGCAACT ATTAAGAAATTTAAAGATGCATTGGCCAAACACACCACAGAAAGATGCAGCCTTGGGCCAACAAAGGGGCTGGAGGAATCGGAGCTTGTGGCTCTGGCTGCAAACAAGGATCTCTCCTTCAATTACACAAGAAAACCAGTTCCTGCTCTCACACCAGATGAGGCTGCAGAGAAAGTTCCTGTTAGCCCAAAACTTTCAGTGTCTTCAGCCTCAAGAGTCACCCAAGATTCTGAGGACAAGGCCCTCGTCGCAGCTGGGAGATGA